A portion of the Ricinus communis isolate WT05 ecotype wild-type chromosome 10, ASM1957865v1, whole genome shotgun sequence genome contains these proteins:
- the LOC107261411 gene encoding protein FAR-RED ELONGATED HYPOCOTYL 3 isoform X2, with the protein MDIDLRLPSGEHDKDNEEPNGIDNMLNEDKLHNGDIGTGNIVDVAEEVHTMDGGGMSSPMAEFKEETNLEPLSGMEFESHGAAYSFYQEYARSMGFNTAIQNSRRSKTSREFIDAKFACSRYGTKREYDKSFNRPRARQNKQDPENGTGRRSCSKTDCKASMHVKRRPDGKWVIHSFVKEHNHELLPAQAVSEQTRKMYAAMARQFAEYKNVVGLKNDSKNPFEKGRNLALEAADAKILLEFFIHMQTLNSNFFYAIELGEDQRLKNLFWVDAKSRHDYVNFYDVVSFDATYIRNKYKMPLALFVGVNQHYQFMLLGCALLSDESATTYSWLMQTWLRAMGGQPPKVIVTEQDKILKSVIPEVFPNAHHHFFLWSIFGKVSENLSQVIKQHENFMAKFEKCIFRSWTDDEFMKRWLKILDRFDLRENELMQSLYEDRDLWVPVYMRDAILAGMSTTLRSESLNSYFDKYVHKKTTVQEFVKQYEAILQDRYEEEAKADSDTWNKQPTLKSPSPLEKNVSGVYTHAVFKKFQVEVLGVVACHPKMESQDETSDSFRVQDLEKQQDFTVVWNQIRSEVTCICRLYEYKGYLCRHALVVLQMCQQSAIPTQYVLKRWTKDVKNRHFLGEESEQVQSRVQRYNDLSQRALKLSEEGSLSEESYNIAFRALEEAFGNCISANNSSKTLAEAGTHGLLCIEEDNQSRSMNKTNKKKNPTKKRKVNAEQEATAVGAEDSLQQMDKLSSRAVTLDSYYGAQQSVPGMVQLNLMAPTRDNYYGNQQAIQGLGQLNSIAPSHDGYYNAQQSMHGLGQMDFFRTPTGFAYGVRDDPNVRTAQLHDNASRHA; encoded by the exons ATGGACATTGATCTTAGGTTGCCTTCTGGTGAACATGATAAAGATAATGAAGAACCAAATGGCATTGACAACATGCTGAATGAAGACAAGCTCCATAATGGAGATATAGGGACTGGAAATATTGTTGATGTTGCTGAAGAGGTTCATACCATGGATGGTGGGGGCATGAGTTCACCAATGGCAGAAttcaaagaagaaacaaaTCTTGAACCACTTTCTGGTATGGAATTTGAATCACATGGGGCAGCATATTCATTTTATCAAGAATATGCTCGATCTATGGGATTCAACACAGCAATACAAAACAGCCGCCGTTCAAAAACATCAAGGGAATTCATTGATGCGAAGTTTGCTTGTTCTAGGTACGGAACCAAGCGAGAGTATGACAAGTCCTTTAACCGGCCACGTGCCAGACAAAATAAGCAAGACCCTGAAAATGGAACTGGTCGCCGATCATGTTCAAAGACAGACTGCAAAGCAAGCATGCATGTTAAGAGAAGGCCAGATGGAAAGTGGGTTATTCATAGTTTTGTGAAGGAGCACAATCATGAGCTCTTACCTGCCCAAGCTGTGAGTGAACAAACGAGAAAGATGTATGCTGCAATGGCTAGACAGTTTGCTGAATATAAAAATGTTGTTGGCCTCAAGAATGATTCAAAAAATCCATTTGAGAAAGGTCGAAATTTGGCACTAGAAGCTGCAGATGCCAAAATTTTGCTTGAGTTTTTCATACATATGCAGACTTTAAATTCCAACTTCTTTTATGCAATAGAGCTGGGTGAAGATCAACGTCTGAAGAATTTGTTTTGGGTGGATGCCAAAAGTAGGCACGACTATGTTAATTTCTATGATGTTGTCTCTTTCGATGCTACCTATATTAGGAACAAGTATAAGATGCCTCTTGCACTTTTTGTTGGAGTGAACCAACACTATCAATTCATGTTGCTTGGATGTGCCCTGCTATCAGATGAAAGTGCAACAACTTATTCTTGGCTAATGCAGACTTGGCTGAGAGCAATGGGCGGGCAACCCCCCAAAGTTATAGTTACAGAACAagataaaatactaaaatctGTTATTCCGGAGGTCTTTCCAAATGCTCATCATCATTTCTTTCTGTGGAGCATCTTCGGGAAGGTTTCTGAAAATTTGAGCCAAGTGATTAAACAGCATGAGAATTTTATggcaaaatttgaaaaatgtaTCTTTAGATCATGGACAGATGATGAGTTTATGAAAAGATGGTTGAAAATTCTTGATAGATTTGATCTCAGAGAGAATGAATTGATGCAATCACTGTATGAAGATCGTGATCTCTGGGTACCAGTCTACATGAGGGATGCTATTTTGGCTGGGATGTCAACTACTTTGCGATCTGAGAGTCTAAACTCCTATTTTGATAAGTATGTCCATAAGAAGACCACTGTGCAAGAGTTTGTGAAACAGTATGAAGCAATTCTACAAGACAGGTATGAAGAGGAAGCAAAAGCAGACTCTGATACGTGGAACAAACAACCTACATTAAAATCTCCCTCGCCTTTGGAAAAGAATGTTTCAGGGGTGTACACACATGCAGTATTCAAGAAATTTCAAGTTGAGGTCTTAGGTGTAGTTGCTTGCCACCCTAAAATGGAAAGCCAAGATGAGACTAGTGATAGTTTTAGAGTTCAAGACTTGGAAAAGCAGCAGGATTTCACTGTTGTGTGGAATCAAATAAGGTCAGAAGTTACTTGTATATGCCGATTATATGAGTACAAGGGTTATCTCTGTAGACATGCTCTCGTTGTTCTTCAGATGTGTCAACAGTCTGCTATTCCAACGCAGTATGTTCTGAAAAGGTGGACGAAAGATGTGAAGAACAGACATTTTTTGGGGGAAGAATCTGAGCAGGTACAATCTAGGGTGCAAAGGTACAATGACTTGTCTCAACGGGCACTGAAACTGAGCGAAGAGGGATCATTGTCTGAAGAGAGTTACAATATTGCATTTCGTGCTCTTGAAGAAGCTTTTGGAAATTGTATCAGTGCAAATAATTCTAGCAAGACTCTTGCAGAGGCTGGTACTCATGGTTTGCTCTGCATTGAAGAGGATAATCAGAGTAGGAGTATGAACAagacaaataagaaaaaaaacccgacaaagaaaagaaag GTGAATGCTGAGCAGGAGGCTACAGCAGTTGGGGCAGAAGACAGCTTGCAACAAATG GATAAATTAAGCTCAAGAGCAGTAACCCTAGACAGCTATTATGGAGCACAACAAAGTGTGCCAGGGATG GTGCAACTGAACTTAATGGCACCAACACGAGATAATTACTATGGGAATCAACAAGCAATCCAGGGGCTG GGACAGTTGAACTCGATAGCACCAAGCCATGATGGTTACTACAATGCCCAACAAAGCATGCATGGACTG GGGCAAATGGATTTCTTCCGTACACCAACTGGCTTTGCTTACGGCGTTCGT GATGACCCCAATGTGAGAACAGCACAGCTGCATGATAATGCATCCAGACATGCATGA
- the LOC107261411 gene encoding protein FAR-RED ELONGATED HYPOCOTYL 3 isoform X1 — protein MDIDLRLPSGEHDKDNEEPNGIDNMLNEDKLHNGDIGTGNIVDVAEEVHTMDGGGMSSPMAEFKEETNLEPLSGMEFESHGAAYSFYQEYARSMGFNTAIQNSRRSKTSREFIDAKFACSRYGTKREYDKSFNRPRARQNKQDPENGTGRRSCSKTDCKASMHVKRRPDGKWVIHSFVKEHNHELLPAQAVSEQTRKMYAAMARQFAEYKNVVGLKNDSKNPFEKGRNLALEAADAKILLEFFIHMQTLNSNFFYAIELGEDQRLKNLFWVDAKSRHDYVNFYDVVSFDATYIRNKYKMPLALFVGVNQHYQFMLLGCALLSDESATTYSWLMQTWLRAMGGQPPKVIVTEQDKILKSVIPEVFPNAHHHFFLWSIFGKVSENLSQVIKQHENFMAKFEKCIFRSWTDDEFMKRWLKILDRFDLRENELMQSLYEDRDLWVPVYMRDAILAGMSTTLRSESLNSYFDKYVHKKTTVQEFVKQYEAILQDRYEEEAKADSDTWNKQPTLKSPSPLEKNVSGVYTHAVFKKFQVEVLGVVACHPKMESQDETSDSFRVQDLEKQQDFTVVWNQIRSEVTCICRLYEYKGYLCRHALVVLQMCQQSAIPTQYVLKRWTKDVKNRHFLGEESEQVQSRVQRYNDLSQRALKLSEEGSLSEESYNIAFRALEEAFGNCISANNSSKTLAEAGTHGLLCIEEDNQSRSMNKTNKKKNPTKKRKVNAEQEATAVGAEDSLQQMDKLSSRAVTLDSYYGAQQSVPGMVQLNLMAPTRDNYYGNQQAIQGLGQLNSIAPSHDGYYNAQQSMHGLGQMDFFRTPTGFAYGVRQDDPNVRTAQLHDNASRHA, from the exons ATGGACATTGATCTTAGGTTGCCTTCTGGTGAACATGATAAAGATAATGAAGAACCAAATGGCATTGACAACATGCTGAATGAAGACAAGCTCCATAATGGAGATATAGGGACTGGAAATATTGTTGATGTTGCTGAAGAGGTTCATACCATGGATGGTGGGGGCATGAGTTCACCAATGGCAGAAttcaaagaagaaacaaaTCTTGAACCACTTTCTGGTATGGAATTTGAATCACATGGGGCAGCATATTCATTTTATCAAGAATATGCTCGATCTATGGGATTCAACACAGCAATACAAAACAGCCGCCGTTCAAAAACATCAAGGGAATTCATTGATGCGAAGTTTGCTTGTTCTAGGTACGGAACCAAGCGAGAGTATGACAAGTCCTTTAACCGGCCACGTGCCAGACAAAATAAGCAAGACCCTGAAAATGGAACTGGTCGCCGATCATGTTCAAAGACAGACTGCAAAGCAAGCATGCATGTTAAGAGAAGGCCAGATGGAAAGTGGGTTATTCATAGTTTTGTGAAGGAGCACAATCATGAGCTCTTACCTGCCCAAGCTGTGAGTGAACAAACGAGAAAGATGTATGCTGCAATGGCTAGACAGTTTGCTGAATATAAAAATGTTGTTGGCCTCAAGAATGATTCAAAAAATCCATTTGAGAAAGGTCGAAATTTGGCACTAGAAGCTGCAGATGCCAAAATTTTGCTTGAGTTTTTCATACATATGCAGACTTTAAATTCCAACTTCTTTTATGCAATAGAGCTGGGTGAAGATCAACGTCTGAAGAATTTGTTTTGGGTGGATGCCAAAAGTAGGCACGACTATGTTAATTTCTATGATGTTGTCTCTTTCGATGCTACCTATATTAGGAACAAGTATAAGATGCCTCTTGCACTTTTTGTTGGAGTGAACCAACACTATCAATTCATGTTGCTTGGATGTGCCCTGCTATCAGATGAAAGTGCAACAACTTATTCTTGGCTAATGCAGACTTGGCTGAGAGCAATGGGCGGGCAACCCCCCAAAGTTATAGTTACAGAACAagataaaatactaaaatctGTTATTCCGGAGGTCTTTCCAAATGCTCATCATCATTTCTTTCTGTGGAGCATCTTCGGGAAGGTTTCTGAAAATTTGAGCCAAGTGATTAAACAGCATGAGAATTTTATggcaaaatttgaaaaatgtaTCTTTAGATCATGGACAGATGATGAGTTTATGAAAAGATGGTTGAAAATTCTTGATAGATTTGATCTCAGAGAGAATGAATTGATGCAATCACTGTATGAAGATCGTGATCTCTGGGTACCAGTCTACATGAGGGATGCTATTTTGGCTGGGATGTCAACTACTTTGCGATCTGAGAGTCTAAACTCCTATTTTGATAAGTATGTCCATAAGAAGACCACTGTGCAAGAGTTTGTGAAACAGTATGAAGCAATTCTACAAGACAGGTATGAAGAGGAAGCAAAAGCAGACTCTGATACGTGGAACAAACAACCTACATTAAAATCTCCCTCGCCTTTGGAAAAGAATGTTTCAGGGGTGTACACACATGCAGTATTCAAGAAATTTCAAGTTGAGGTCTTAGGTGTAGTTGCTTGCCACCCTAAAATGGAAAGCCAAGATGAGACTAGTGATAGTTTTAGAGTTCAAGACTTGGAAAAGCAGCAGGATTTCACTGTTGTGTGGAATCAAATAAGGTCAGAAGTTACTTGTATATGCCGATTATATGAGTACAAGGGTTATCTCTGTAGACATGCTCTCGTTGTTCTTCAGATGTGTCAACAGTCTGCTATTCCAACGCAGTATGTTCTGAAAAGGTGGACGAAAGATGTGAAGAACAGACATTTTTTGGGGGAAGAATCTGAGCAGGTACAATCTAGGGTGCAAAGGTACAATGACTTGTCTCAACGGGCACTGAAACTGAGCGAAGAGGGATCATTGTCTGAAGAGAGTTACAATATTGCATTTCGTGCTCTTGAAGAAGCTTTTGGAAATTGTATCAGTGCAAATAATTCTAGCAAGACTCTTGCAGAGGCTGGTACTCATGGTTTGCTCTGCATTGAAGAGGATAATCAGAGTAGGAGTATGAACAagacaaataagaaaaaaaacccgacaaagaaaagaaag GTGAATGCTGAGCAGGAGGCTACAGCAGTTGGGGCAGAAGACAGCTTGCAACAAATG GATAAATTAAGCTCAAGAGCAGTAACCCTAGACAGCTATTATGGAGCACAACAAAGTGTGCCAGGGATG GTGCAACTGAACTTAATGGCACCAACACGAGATAATTACTATGGGAATCAACAAGCAATCCAGGGGCTG GGACAGTTGAACTCGATAGCACCAAGCCATGATGGTTACTACAATGCCCAACAAAGCATGCATGGACTG GGGCAAATGGATTTCTTCCGTACACCAACTGGCTTTGCTTACGGCGTTCGT CAGGATGACCCCAATGTGAGAACAGCACAGCTGCATGATAATGCATCCAGACATGCATGA